One stretch of Danio rerio strain Tuebingen ecotype United States chromosome 6, GRCz12tu, whole genome shotgun sequence DNA includes these proteins:
- the LOC137490188 gene encoding uncharacterized protein — MSILCSTASAMANSSTETQPNTMKNCLCAFFRNIWLAVQNSNRCRRRGSKVSPFQPPSDTEPGAPQPGPSTDDPQPALSSFESLAVDSRTDPQSCLSSFEPQAVDEQTDLQLSPSSNKPANFEGNPSIGEPAEETQPKRKKNSLYAFFKRKWLSVQKGNQRRRRSNEVSPFQPPSDTEPVGQQPGPSYLKSTAVEDQTDLQPALSSLESRAVDDQTDPQLGLSGLETLAVDDQTDSQLGLSGLETLAVDDQTDSQLGLSGLETLAVDDQTDPQLGLSGLETLAVDEQTDIQSALSSFEPLAVDDRTDLQSGLSGLEPLAVDDRTDLQLDLSSLEPLALDDQTDPQPGPSSNKPANCKANHEPAEEKDSSSLELNPPALESNPSTRPQDSLYPEPSPPSPESDKPVSQAGGQQDLNDQTETPENWLRTFSLPGPSTLSFSEVYEVGDELGEGGFGVVFEGINKLSQQQVAIKFVTKTMLDRYITVPGVSKPLPIEVALNLQLNQAPLSPYIVHMIDWFDEEHQYILIMEYPQPCENFLKFITRKIKLSESLARGLLYQVVLGAKHCLDRGVFHQDFKLNNFLINKDTQQVKLIDFGCGDFIKGVNQEGFTGGCCPPEDAVALNVAEPETVWSLAFVLYRAVCSGHPFGTFADTKYGHPIFESGISREFQDLITRCLIQDPAKRSTIEEMLQHEWFHQGQQHLRN, encoded by the exons ATGTCGATATTGTGTTCTACTGCATCAGCAATGGCTAACAGCTCAACAG aAACACAACCAAACACTATGAAGAACTGCCTTTGTGCATTCTTCAGGAATATATGGCTGGCTGTACAAAACTCCAATCGGTGCAGACGTCGAGGCAGTAAAGTGTCTCCTTTTCAGCCTCCGTCTGACACAGAACCAGGGGCTCCACAGCCAGGCCCATCAACAGATGATCCTCAGCCTGCTCTGTCCAGCTTTGAGTCTCTGGCTGTAGACAGTCGGACTGATCCTCAGTCTTGTCTGTCCAGCTTTGAGCCTCAGGCTGTAGACGAACAGACTGATCTCCAGCTTAGTCCATCCAGCAACAAGCCTGCAAACTTTGAAGGAAATCCATCCATTGGAGAACCAGCTGAAG AAACTCAACCAAAAAGAAAGAAGAACAGCCTTTATGCATTCTTCAAAAGGAAATGGCTGTCTGTACAAAAAGGAAATCAGCGTCGACGTCGAAGCAATGAAGTGTCTCCTTTTCAGCCTCCGTCTGACACAGAACCAGTGGGTCAACAGCCAGGCCCATCTTACCTCAAGTCAACAGCTGTAGAAGATCAGACTGATCTTCAGCCTGCTCTGTCCAGCCTTGAGTCTCGGGCTGTAGACGATCAAACTGATCCTCAACTTGGTCTGTCTGGCCTTGAGACTCTGGCTGTAGACGATCAGACTGATTCTCAACTTGGTCTGTCTGGCCTTGAGACTCTGGCTGTAGACGATCAGACTGATTCTCAACTTGGTCTGTCTGGCCTTGAGACTCTGGCTGTAGACGATCAAACTGATCCTCAACTTGGTCTGTCTGGCCTTGAGACTCTGGCTGTAGACGAACAGACTGATATTCAGTCTGCTCTGTCCAGCTTTGAGCCTCTGGCTGTAGACGATCGAACTGACCTTCAGTCTGGTCTGTCCGGCCTTGAGCCTCTGGCTGTAGACGATCGAACTGATCTTCAGCTTGATCTGTCCAGCCTTGAGCCTCTGGCTTTAGATGATCAGACTGATCCTCAGCCTGGTCCATCCAGCAACAAACCAGCAAACTGTAAAGCAAATCATGAGCCAGCTGAAG AGAAAGATTCATCTTCTCTTGAGCTAAATCCACCTGCTCTTGAGTCAAATCCATCAACCCGTCCACAAGATTCACTCTACCCTGAGCCAAGTCCACCTTCTCCTGAGTCAGATAAACCCGTTTCCCAGGCAGGAGGTCAGCAGGATCTGAATGATCAAACAGAGACTCCAGAAAACTGGTTAAGAACCTTCTCTTTGCCGGGTCCATCTACTC TTTCCTTTTCTGAAGTTTACGAAGTGGGAGATGAGCTTGGAGAAGGAGGCTTCGGTGTTGTGTTTGAAGGGATCAATAAATTGAGCCAACAACAG GTTGCCATCAAGTTCGTGACGAAGACAATGTTGGACCGGTATATCACAGTT CCTGGGGTTTCCAAACCACTGCCTATAGAGGTGGCCCTAAACCTGCAGCTGAATCAAGCTCCATTAAGCCCCTACATTGTGCACATGATCGACTGGTTTGATGAGGAACATCAGTACATCCTCATCATGGAGTATCCGCAACCCTGCGAGAACTTTCTCAAGTTTATCACTCGCAAAATCAAACTGAGTGAATCTCTGGCACGAGGCCTGTTGTACCAAGTGGTGCTCGGAGCCAAGCACTGTCTTGACAGAGGTGTCTTCCATCAAGACTTTAAGTTAAACAACTTTCTGATCAACAAAGACACACAACAAGTCAAGCTGATAGACTTTGGCTGTGGGGATTTCATCAAAGGTGTCAATCAGGAAGGATTTACTG GAGGATGCTGCCCACCAGAGGATGCTGTGGCCTTGAATGTAGCAGAGCCAGAAACGGTGTGGTCTCTGGCCTTTGTGCTGTACAGAGCGGTCTGCAGTGGTCATCCCTTTGGAACATTTGCAGATACAAAATATGGCCATCCAATATTTGAATCTGGCATATCCAGAG AGTTCCAGGATTTGATCACACGGTGCCTGATACAAGATCCAGCCAAGAGATCCACTATAGAAGAGATGTTACAGCACGAGTGGTTTCATCAGGGACAACAGCACCTCAGAAATTAG